In Pyrenophora tritici-repentis strain M4 chromosome 6, whole genome shotgun sequence, the DNA window CAGATAATAAGACATTAGAATCAAGGAAACTTTCTTTCGAACCGAACGCAACGTGGACTTAATATTCAATTTTTGAATGATATGTAAGTTACAACAAACGTAAAATAAAATATATACAACAGAACCACATCATGCCTCAACCCATCCTGTCGTCCCACACACACTCAACATCGCTTCCTTCATCGCCCTGCCACACATTTCCTGGCACATTCTTCGCCGCGACAGCAGCGCGAAGCTGTGTGCCTAATTGGGGAGGACCAGAACCAATCACCTGTGTCCTACCACTCTCCACTGTCTCATTCATGAAAGTATCGACCAAAGACGCCACATCCGGTCGCGCGTTGTTCAGCCAGGTGATGCTGAAGTTGGGGCATCTGCGACACAGCTCCTCGAGACGGAGCGCCAAAGATATGGAGTCCCCAGATGGAGTCTGTGCCAGTGAGCCCGCATCGCCGTAGTCCTCACTCTTTCCATATCGAAGCTCATGGGAGGGCTGTTGTTGCGTCGTATCCGGCCGGGTGACGAAAATGCGGATTCTGAAACGCTTCTCTGATCCGCTGGACACGATGGGCGCTTTCTCTAGCTTGTCGGCGTCGTGATTTCCAACTTCATTCGTCCATGTCTGATCGAGCTGAGATTTCAGGTAGGCTAGTTCCGGCGCAATCCATGCGAGGTTTTCCAGATGACGCACAGTCCAGACTAGTTCGATGTTGCGCGCGGGTGAAGCATCATCTAGCGCTGTCATGATGGCAGGCAGCGTATAGGTAATTCCTGTGCCACCGGAAATGGCGAGGATATTCGAGACTTCCTCGTTGGCTATAGAGCTTCCGTACGGGCCCATCATGATCACGGGCGTTGACGCTACGCAACGAGGGTAGCAGTTCGCAACTGATTCGGCGAGAGCAGCCAGCTTAGCAGTTTCTCCATTGCAGGCGCGAATGATGTAGGTATGCCTCTGAATTGATGATGAGACACCTGGGTTGGAGGCAGGCGTGAAGGGATGCGACTGCCAGATGTTGAGTGCCGGAAACGTCAAGTAGTAGTGTTGACCAATCGCCCATGCTTTGTGGCTGTGTGTGAACGTCATACGGATGATTGTCCCTGTTGGGTCTTGGAAAGTCTCCATCGTGGAAGGTATTGAATGAAAACCGAAGCCGTGACTGCCATCCTTGTACCCGGTATGGATAAGGCAAGTACGAACGGTACGCGCAACAAGATCGAAACCCATGATGGCTAGTGAGGCTATCATCCAGCACGACAGCTTTTCCCAGTGGCCCCAGCAAGCACCTAGGTAAAGACCGGCGACAATGAGGTGAGACTTGCGGAAGAACTCGTAACCCGTCCAGCGGATCACAGGTCGTAGACTGAAGACGAACAAGAAGGTGATGAAACCCTGTGCAATGCAACCCCAGATCATGTACTTTTGGCTGATCCACTTGTTGTACGTCGTCGGTTGTGGTTGATAAAGCTTTCCTTCAACAATGGTCCAGATGATAGCGTGAACGAATGATTGAACGAGGATGATGCGACCAGTCCAACGGTGCAGGAAGTTAAAGCTCTGGTACGGAATACCCGTGAGCATGCTAAGTATCGAGTCGCGGCTACATAGGGCAATAGTCAACGGCGTGAAAGCGAACGCAAACGCGCCAACACGATCAGAAAAGCCTCCGATGCCACTCCGAGTGTTGTGCAGCTTGGTTCCCTCTATAGGAGTGATCCAAGTCTTGTAGGTTATACCAGCAAACCTTGATGAAGTCAGAAACCATTAACTGCTCATGGACCAGGTGACTCACGAGAAAGCCGTGAAATAGATGCAGAAAAGAGCCAGGATGGTAACCTGCAACCTTGTTGTATATTGAAACATCCTTGTACATTCAGGCATGAGATGCCGCCGGATAGTAGAGCACCCTAGTCTGACTAGTCGATAGGGTAGACTCTGTCTCGCACCATCTCGCTTTCGAGGCCTGAGAAGCCGTGACATGATAATCACCAGTAAGACTGTTCCGAGAAGAGCCCACAATATGAATGTGAAGATCATCGATGTATAGTGATTACCGTATACGGCATCGAGGTATTCGCAACTCCCCGGGTCATTGGTACATGGGAAATTTCGCACCGCGTAGCCCCAATAGTCTATCGTGTATTCGACATGGGTATCGGTTTGAATGTGACGAGCGGCTAGCGCATTGTTGGTCGAGTTGGAAAGCATGATAATGAGAGGACGCAGCGCAGCTACAAGAAAATAAAAACAAAAAATGTGAAGAACGAAAAGATTTCAAATACGGGGCAGCATCACGACAgtacagaagaagagggtGTCGATTTAATAACCAATTTCTGCAAGGACATTTCGCAGGTCCCATATTGTTATTGGGCCAAGGCTTGTCGTGCTTTTGACAAGTTGTGGGTTCCGCTGTCAGGTTCCTTCAAGGTAAATATCCAATCGTATTGATTCCAGCCCTGGATCTGAGACGAGACTGTACCCACATGTACCCACCCGAAAGTGCCGATTGTTTTAGAACACGGATTGGACCCCCATGAACAACGTCATACGGTCGAAGACAGTACCTACGTAGATATCACCAGAGCGTGCTTTAGGGCGTGCTATGTAATGCTACAGAGAAACAATATTGAACTCACGTGATACATATATCGAAAAGATATTGAGAGCACGAATGCCTTGACGTGAATGTCCATAATAAAAGCGCGAGGACGCAAAGAGTGTTTGGTCCCGCCAACTACCTTGCCAGGCGGGAGGCTCTCTACTTGATCATGAAAGCTTTCTTTGTTGCGCCGACAAGGTCAACGGTCCTCTTCTGGAGCATTTTCCAACATCTCCTGTAAACGCTGGGGCGTATGTGACATTTTCTTCTAGCAAACTGAGAGCATAGGTAATAGCGGAACGTTGCGGAGAACATCACTGTGGGAACGTGAAACAAGCCGTGTCTGTGCATCGGCTACCGGCAACGAAAGTGGCCACACCAAGCCCTTGTCCAGGACTCCGGCTCAAGGGTATACTTTTCAGCACTAAAATGTAATATAATAAAGCAAAGTCACCTGATGAGATTAGATACAACATATGACCCCAAGGCGCGGAGGCTTCCGTTGCATCCGTGTACTTTCTCTGATAGAACGAAATAATATTTGAACTCGAGAAAGACTACTTCCATGTGCTATCAACAGAGACCGCACTTGCACATCCCTTCGGTACGGTATATGCACGATTGGCGCCAGACTCATATGTTACAGAGCCACTGCTTTCAACCTTGATGAACTTGTACTCGAGGCTGGTCCCGGCCGGCAGCTTGATGGTTGTTGTCCAAAGCGGATTGGAAGATGTGTATTGGCTGGCAAAGAGTGCTGGCGCAGACGCTGTGTTCCAACTCCCAAGCTGTGAGATTGATCCAGCAATCTTCACAGTCTGTCCGAATGACGTTGTGGCCTTGGAGTTGAAGGTCACCGCTACAGTGGCGAAAGGGGTTGCACAACCGCTAGCTACCGCTGTGGATGTGCTAGTTGTCGCTGTCGTTGTCGGCTTTGATGATGAGGTGGGGGCCTTGCTCGATGTGGGGGGAGTTGAGCCTCCCGATCCGGTACCAGTGATCTGGATATCGGCGCATGTCAAGTAAACCTGCGGCGTCTGGAAAGAGTTCCACTTGAACGAAAGCAGGGTGTGATTGCTTGTGTAGTTGGGAATCTTGATCTTGGAGCTAACGGTGTATCCACCTGCGATGCTTGTATAGCACGAGTTCAGCGGTGCGTTGTCGACGCCCCTGCATCTCGAACCATCATTGAAGCCACCACCTATACGAGTTCAGTCTTTCGTCGGGTTTCTAGAAGATGAGAAGTCACGTACAAGTAAACCAGTCATTTCTGTAGCAGGCCTGCCCCACTTGGCAGTCGGGGTTGTATCCGCACGTCTGTCCCGGGACATCTGTGCACTTTAATTCACCAGCCTCGAAGCATTTCTCAGCAGCCTGCTTCTCCGCCTCGGTAGGAAGATATCCTGGTGTTAAAAACTTGTCGACGATAGCTTGATTTTGGCATATCCGGTAACTGAACATGCCGCCGTGGTCGCCATTGGCATCGAGGCACCACTGCACGTCCACAACATCCCCAGCCTTGTACGTGATGACGGGTTGGGAACCCCATCTCGGGCCGGGTTGATTGTAGTCGACAGAGACGCGGGCGTTGTATCCACAAGGTCCAGAGCGACCAACAGCTGCAGCATCGAGGTCCGGCCACGCCGTTACGGGCTCTAGAATCGTGCACTCGGGACAAGTATCTGCTCCAGACTTTAAGGCGTCAGCGAATGGCTTCCAGAGGAGGTCTTATCAACGTTGACATTGACCGAACAGGTAAACTTACTTGCGCATTCAGACCGGTCCGACTCATAGGGGAAGAAAGATAGCCATGCGCATAAGCGCTAGCTGCAAGAGCAAGAACTGGTACAACTTTGGACAACATAATCGGGAAAGGTGGAACTCTCAACAGATTTGATAAAGACCAGATAAATAGCTGGAGACTTGCACTACTGATCGCACAATACGCAATGTTAAAGAGCAATCCTCCATAGCTATATACAGCCATTCTTCAGCAACTCACTATCAGCAATTTCGATACCCTCTTGGCCTCTTTGATGCGATAGTTCTCCGTTCCTGGTGTCGATCAGCTGCCAAATTTTACATGGTTATAGAGCGGCTTTATTATTCCATTGGATCAAAGTCGGCACAGTCTGCAGAGCACTTTGGCCTCTCCAACATGGATTTCGTAAATGATGCTCACAAAGGCGAGTAGTGCATTTCTGCGAAGTTTGATGCCTCATTTGGGCCGCATGGCTGGTTCTGCTACCGTAATTTTATGCATTAGCATGCCGGCTCCACACTCTGCTACAACTCCGTGGATTCCTGGATTCGTGGAATTACCATCTGCAAGATGCATCGCATAGCCAATAGC includes these proteins:
- a CDS encoding ferric reductase gives rise to the protein MFQYTTRLQVTILALFCIYFTAFSFAGITYKTWITPIEGTKLHNTRSGIGGFSDRVGAFAFAFTPLTIALCSRDSILSMLTGIPYQSFNFLHRWTGRIILVQSFVHAIIWTIVEGKLYQPQPTTYNKWISQKYMIWGCIAQGFITFLFVFSLRPVIRWTGYEFFRKSHLIVAGLYLGACWGHWEKLSCWMIASLAIMGFDLVARTVRTCLIHTGYKDGSHGFGFHSIPSTMETFQDPTGTIIRMTFTHSHKAWAIGQHYYLTFPALNIWQSHPFTPASNPGVSSSIQRHTYIIRACNGETAKLAALAESVANCYPRCVASTPVIMMGPYGSSIANEEVSNILAISGGTGITYTLPAIMTALDDASPARNIELVWTVRHLENLAWIAPELAYLKSQLDQTWTNEVGNHDADKLEKAPIVSSGSEKRFRIRIFVTRPDTTQQQPSHELRYGKSEDYGDAGSLAQTPSGDSISLALRLEELCRRCPNFSITWLNNARPDVASLVDTFMNETVESGRTQVIGSGPPQLGTQLRAAVAAKNVPGNVWQGDEGSDVECVWDDRMG
- a CDS encoding carbohydrate-binding module family 20 protein; the protein is MLSKVVPVLALAASAYAHGYLSSPMSRTGLNAQSGADTCPECTILEPVTAWPDLDAAAVGRSGPCGYNARVSVDYNQPGPRWGSQPVITYKAGDVVDVQWCLDANGDHGGMFSYRICQNQAIVDKFLTPGYLPTEAEKQAAEKCFEAGELKCTDVPGQTCGYNPDCQVGQACYRNDWFTCT